Proteins found in one Fusobacterium varium genomic segment:
- a CDS encoding enoyl-CoA hydratase/isomerase family protein, with product MNLQKLIYTVEDGIGIVTMNYLKNLNAIDEQMADELMYVVDAAEKDPNVKVLVIKSAGKAFSAGGDIGYFYKLIQAGGEVNMDGLIAKVGVVADGMKKMSKMVITSVAGAVAGAGVSLALGGDFMICADNAKFILAFVNLGLVPDTGATYLLSKAIGVPRTIELAATGRPVLAEEAKELGLVYKLTTVEELEEVTMKFAKKLAAGPLISYKNIKKQIYDANYADYKKWLDETEIPTQRECAASMDFQEGCKAFMEKRKAIFKGN from the coding sequence ATGAATTTGCAGAAGTTAATTTATACTGTTGAAGATGGTATAGGAATTGTAACAATGAATTACTTAAAAAATCTTAATGCTATTGATGAGCAAATGGCTGATGAATTAATGTATGTAGTTGATGCAGCTGAGAAAGATCCAAATGTAAAAGTTCTTGTTATCAAAAGTGCTGGAAAAGCTTTTTCAGCTGGTGGGGATATTGGTTACTTCTACAAATTAATTCAAGCTGGTGGAGAGGTAAACATGGATGGCTTAATTGCCAAAGTTGGTGTTGTAGCAGATGGAATGAAGAAAATGAGTAAAATGGTTATTACTTCTGTGGCAGGTGCAGTAGCAGGAGCTGGAGTAAGTCTTGCTCTTGGTGGAGATTTTATGATTTGTGCTGACAATGCAAAATTTATATTAGCTTTTGTTAATTTAGGACTTGTTCCAGATACTGGTGCAACTTATCTTCTATCTAAAGCTATTGGTGTTCCACGTACAATAGAGCTAGCAGCAACTGGAAGACCAGTATTAGCTGAAGAGGCTAAAGAACTTGGTTTAGTTTATAAACTAACTACTGTGGAAGAGTTAGAAGAAGTTACTATGAAATTTGCAAAAAAACTAGCTGCAGGACCACTTATCTCTTATAAAAATATTAAAAAGCAAATTTATGATGCAAATTATGCTGACTATAAAAAATGGCTTGATGAAACTGAAATTCCTACTCAAAGAGAGTGTGCTGCTTCTATGGATTTCCAAGAAGGTTGTAAAGCATTTATGGAAAAAAGAAAGGCTATTTTTAAAGGTAACTAA
- a CDS encoding CoA transferase subunit A, protein MLSKVFSMEEIIEKFHDGQTIMFGDWHGEFAADDIIEKILEKGIKDIHAIAVSAGMPDLGVGKLINEKRVKSLITTHIGFNPVARDQMFDGELDIEFSPQGTFSERIRCGGYGLGGCLTPTGLGTDVEKGKQKLEINGKEYLLELPLRGDITLIKATKADTAGNLSFRMNSRAISTEMAFASDLVIVEVEELVEFGELGPNEIDVPAPLVDMIYVRQGNTRHVCPYWQKLKQKQEGGKK, encoded by the coding sequence TTGTTATCAAAGGTATTCTCAATGGAAGAAATTATTGAAAAGTTTCATGATGGACAAACTATAATGTTTGGAGATTGGCATGGAGAGTTTGCAGCTGATGATATTATTGAAAAGATACTTGAAAAAGGTATAAAGGATATTCATGCAATTGCAGTTTCTGCTGGTATGCCAGATCTTGGAGTTGGAAAATTAATCAATGAAAAACGTGTAAAATCTCTTATCACAACACATATTGGATTTAATCCAGTAGCTAGGGATCAGATGTTCGATGGAGAATTAGATATTGAATTTAGCCCACAAGGAACATTCTCTGAAAGAATTCGTTGTGGTGGATATGGTTTGGGAGGATGCTTAACACCTACTGGACTTGGAACTGATGTGGAAAAAGGTAAACAAAAATTAGAAATAAATGGAAAAGAGTATTTATTGGAATTACCTTTAAGAGGGGATATCACTTTAATAAAAGCTACTAAAGCTGATACTGCTGGTAATCTTTCTTTTAGAATGAATTCGAGAGCTATAAGCACAGAAATGGCATTTGCCAGTGATCTTGTTATAGTTGAAGTTGAAGAATTAGTTGAATTTGGAGAGTTAGGACCAAATGAAATTGATGTTCCTGCTCCATTAGTTGATATGATCTATGTAAGACAGGGAAATACAAGACATGTATGTCCATATTGGCAAAAATTAAAACAAAAACAAGAAGGAGGTAAGAAGTGA
- a CDS encoding amino acid ABC transporter permease, whose protein sequence is MNENIIFILNGMKLTINLYIITMVFSLPLGIIFSLGRVSKSAFLNNCIQIYTWIFRGTPLLLQLFFVYYGLPVIGITLTPFTAASVTFIINYAAYFCEIFRGSILGIDKGQYEAAKVLGMSYSQTMRRIIIPQALVTALPPLSNEAISLIKDTSLVSAIGMAEILRNSKEIVTRDFSITPFIICAVMYLILSTVVVLFFKKMEKKVMI, encoded by the coding sequence ATGAACGAGAATATAATTTTTATTTTAAATGGAATGAAACTGACAATTAATCTTTATATAATAACTATGGTGTTTTCTCTGCCATTAGGGATAATCTTTTCCCTTGGAAGAGTATCAAAATCGGCATTTTTAAATAACTGTATCCAAATTTATACTTGGATATTTAGAGGAACTCCGCTATTGTTACAACTATTCTTTGTTTACTATGGGCTGCCAGTAATTGGAATAACTTTGACTCCATTTACTGCTGCATCAGTAACTTTTATCATTAACTATGCAGCATACTTTTGTGAGATTTTCAGAGGTAGCATCTTAGGAATAGACAAGGGGCAATATGAGGCTGCTAAGGTTTTAGGGATGAGCTATTCACAAACTATGAGAAGAATTATCATTCCTCAAGCCCTTGTTACAGCTCTACCACCTCTTTCTAATGAGGCTATATCACTTATTAAGGATACATCTTTAGTTTCTGCTATTGGAATGGCTGAGATCTTGAGAAACTCTAAAGAGATTGTAACTCGTGATTTCTCAATAACACCATTTATAATATGTGCAGTGATGTACTTAATACTTTCAACAGTTGTTGTATTATTCTTTAAGAAAATGGAAAAAAAGGTGATGATTTAA
- a CDS encoding nitroreductase family protein, which translates to MDFLSRRTVRKYKDKPVKKEVIMELMKTALVAPSGRNRRPYEYVVVDDKELLQKLSVSKDGGAGFMADAPLAVVIFVHDTPTCLDDGAIASTVIQLKAHELGLGSCWIQTMGKVNSEGRSTEDVVKELLNVPAELKLHNMISLGYPDEEKPAYTESDVDMAKLHFNKF; encoded by the coding sequence ATGGATTTTTTAAGTAGAAGAACAGTGAGAAAGTACAAAGATAAACCAGTAAAAAAAGAAGTGATTATGGAGCTTATGAAAACTGCTCTAGTTGCTCCAAGTGGAAGAAATAGAAGACCTTATGAATATGTAGTTGTAGATGATAAAGAGTTACTACAAAAGCTTTCTGTATCTAAAGATGGAGGAGCTGGATTTATGGCAGATGCACCTTTAGCAGTTGTGATATTTGTACATGATACACCAACTTGTTTAGATGATGGAGCAATAGCTAGTACAGTTATCCAATTAAAAGCACATGAATTAGGTTTAGGTTCTTGTTGGATTCAAACTATGGGAAAAGTAAACAGTGAAGGACGTTCAACAGAAGATGTAGTAAAAGAACTATTAAATGTCCCAGCTGAATTAAAATTACATAATATGATATCATTAGGATATCCAGATGAAGAAAAGCCTGCTTATACTGAAAGTGACGTAGATATGGCTAAACTTCATTTCAACAAATTCTAA
- a CDS encoding 3-oxoacid CoA-transferase subunit B, which produces MAELKGRSLIASRCAKFFKDGDFVNLGIGLPLMCVNYLPEGVDLWLEAEIGTVGSGPSPSWDDADIDIIDAGGMPASVIPGGSVYDHTTGFGFIRGGHIDIAVLGTLQVDQEGNIANWTIPGKLVPGMGGAMDLCSGVKRIIVATDHCEKNGSSKILKKCTLPLTGQRCVTDIVTERCYFQVTPDGLLLKEVAPGYTVEDILAATEAKVIVPDVVEVMK; this is translated from the coding sequence ATGGCTGAATTAAAAGGACGTTCACTAATCGCTTCTCGTTGTGCAAAATTCTTTAAAGATGGCGATTTTGTGAATTTAGGAATAGGGCTTCCTTTAATGTGTGTTAACTATTTACCAGAAGGGGTAGATTTATGGCTTGAGGCTGAAATAGGTACTGTTGGTAGTGGACCATCTCCTAGTTGGGATGATGCTGATATAGATATTATAGATGCTGGTGGAATGCCTGCTTCTGTAATTCCTGGTGGAAGTGTGTATGATCATACTACTGGATTTGGATTTATTCGTGGTGGACATATAGATATAGCTGTTCTTGGTACACTTCAAGTTGACCAAGAGGGAAATATTGCTAACTGGACAATACCTGGGAAATTAGTTCCTGGAATGGGTGGAGCAATGGATCTATGCTCAGGGGTTAAACGTATAATTGTTGCCACTGATCATTGTGAAAAAAATGGTTCTTCTAAGATTTTAAAGAAATGTACACTACCATTAACTGGACAAAGATGTGTAACTGATATAGTAACAGAAAGATGCTATTTCCAAGTTACTCCAGATGGATTATTACTTAAAGAGGTAGCTCCTGGATATACTGTCGAAGATATTCTTGCTGCTACTGAGGCAAAGGTAATTGTTCCTGATGTTGTTGAAGTTATGAAATAA
- a CDS encoding FMN-binding protein — MNHKNFLKILLVGGLLLSANSLFASTKLYQGLGKSSNFRVGPGKDSKGVDVYSLNYVTASGVFDEEGKVVSLKVDALEISTPNYDGPSMPHFSGWPNTQGYNVTDHESGEVVATSDNTVENISKEVENWKTKRERGAEYGMNPRNEWNKQMDFFENYFKGKTVAEIEEWFAKYTSDVNGRPLKAKSKHEQDKVKYGKLSEKERAELVDVVAGATMSLKDSHGDILGAIKDAYNNRVEFVVD, encoded by the coding sequence ATGAACCACAAAAACTTTTTAAAAATTTTACTTGTAGGGGGATTACTGCTTTCAGCTAACTCGCTATTTGCATCTACAAAGCTATACCAAGGGCTAGGAAAATCAAGCAACTTTAGAGTAGGACCTGGTAAAGATAGCAAAGGTGTTGATGTTTACAGTTTAAACTATGTAACAGCTTCTGGGGTATTTGATGAAGAGGGGAAAGTTGTAAGTCTTAAAGTAGACGCTCTTGAAATTAGCACTCCTAACTATGATGGTCCATCTATGCCACACTTTTCTGGTTGGCCTAATACACAAGGTTACAATGTAACAGATCATGAAAGTGGAGAGGTAGTAGCAACTTCTGATAACACAGTTGAAAATATATCTAAAGAGGTAGAAAACTGGAAAACAAAACGTGAACGTGGAGCAGAGTATGGAATGAATCCTCGTAATGAGTGGAACAAACAAATGGACTTCTTTGAAAACTATTTCAAAGGAAAAACAGTAGCTGAAATTGAAGAGTGGTTCGCTAAATACACTTCTGATGTGAATGGTAGACCTCTTAAAGCAAAGAGCAAACATGAGCAAGATAAGGTTAAATATGGAAAACTATCTGAAAAAGAGAGAGCAGAATTAGTAGATGTAGTTGCAGGGGCTACAATGAGCTTAAAAGATTCTCATGGGGATATTTTAGGAGCTATTAAAGATGCTTATAACAATAGAGTTGAGTTTGTAGTAGATTAA
- a CDS encoding GAF domain-containing protein encodes MAFNIDLYKNFTVEERYKIFLEELESYLSNEKDALANLANSSALIYAFFKEINWSGFYLFKENELVLGAFCGMPATTRIKLGEGVCGYTAEKREIVVVDNVCEFPGHIACDVRSQSEIVLPIIKDGILYGVLDIDSGIQSRFTTLERDILKKAVEIMLKYIDFNKLI; translated from the coding sequence ATGGCATTTAATATTGATTTATACAAAAATTTTACTGTTGAAGAAAGATATAAAATTTTTTTAGAGGAACTAGAAAGTTATCTTTCTAATGAAAAAGATGCTCTTGCTAATTTAGCTAATAGTTCAGCTTTAATCTATGCTTTTTTTAAGGAGATTAACTGGAGTGGTTTTTATCTTTTCAAGGAAAATGAACTTGTTTTAGGAGCATTTTGTGGAATGCCTGCCACTACAAGAATTAAATTAGGTGAAGGAGTTTGTGGTTATACTGCTGAAAAAAGAGAGATAGTAGTAGTTGACAATGTGTGTGAATTTCCTGGGCATATAGCTTGTGATGTAAGATCTCAATCTGAAATTGTTTTACCTATAATTAAAGATGGTATCTTATATGGAGTATTAGATATTGATAGTGGTATTCAAAGCAGATTTACAACTCTTGAAAGAGATATCTTAAAAAAAGCTGTTGAGATTATGTTAAAATATATAGATTTTAACAAGTTAATATAA
- a CDS encoding amino acid ABC transporter substrate-binding protein, producing MKKIFMAVLMMLTLTCGIAYGKDNSLEDIKKKGYFTVGLDATFAPMGFRDESGELVGFDIDLAKEVAKRMGVEAKFKPCEWDAIIFDLRSKNIDMVWNGMSVTEQRKKQVAFTEPYLVVGQIIFTKKGTAPAKINELAGKVVGVQLGSSGALAVEKNPISSEIKEVKKYATNVEALLDLEAGRTDAVVMDSVSGQYYNSKKNTLTYSEESLSDEYYAVALRKGDQTLLDEINKQISAMKADGTFDKISEKWLGTKNN from the coding sequence ATGAAAAAAATATTCATGGCTGTTTTAATGATGTTAACTTTAACTTGTGGGATCGCTTATGGAAAGGACAACTCTTTAGAGGATATTAAGAAAAAAGGGTATTTCACTGTAGGATTAGATGCAACATTTGCTCCTATGGGATTTAGAGATGAGAGTGGAGAGTTAGTTGGATTTGATATTGATTTGGCTAAGGAAGTAGCTAAGAGAATGGGTGTTGAGGCAAAATTCAAACCTTGTGAATGGGATGCAATCATATTTGATTTAAGAAGTAAAAATATAGATATGGTATGGAATGGAATGTCTGTTACTGAACAAAGAAAGAAACAAGTTGCATTTACAGAACCTTATCTTGTAGTTGGACAAATCATATTTACTAAAAAGGGAACAGCTCCTGCAAAGATTAATGAATTAGCTGGGAAAGTAGTGGGAGTTCAACTTGGAAGTTCTGGGGCATTGGCAGTAGAAAAAAATCCAATATCATCTGAGATTAAAGAGGTTAAAAAATATGCAACAAATGTTGAAGCACTTCTTGATCTTGAGGCTGGTAGAACAGATGCCGTTGTAATGGATTCTGTTTCTGGACAATATTACAACTCTAAGAAAAACACTCTTACTTACTCTGAGGAGTCACTATCTGATGAGTACTATGCAGTTGCTTTAAGAAAGGGTGATCAAACTCTTTTAGATGAAATTAACAAACAAATCAGTGCTATGAAAGCTGATGGAACTTTTGACAAGATCAGTGAAAAATGGCTAGGCACAAAAAATAACTAA
- a CDS encoding amino acid ABC transporter ATP-binding protein → MFIKVENLYKKYSESEMILKNVNLEIEKGEVISIIGASGGGKSTLLRCLIGLEEIDSGTVVVPEKNKMGMVFQSFNLFPHMTALQNIMESLIVVDKMEKSKAKEIALDLLEKVGLKERANFYPKALSGGQKQRVAIARALAKNPELLLFDEPTSALDPEMVKEVEAVIEELRNTSDITMVIVSHEIDFVNQISDRIVVMENGQVKEIIDNKDKR, encoded by the coding sequence ATGTTTATTAAGGTAGAAAATCTATATAAAAAGTATTCTGAAAGTGAAATGATATTGAAAAATGTAAACTTAGAAATTGAAAAGGGAGAGGTTATCTCTATAATTGGAGCATCTGGTGGGGGAAAATCTACACTTCTTAGATGTCTTATAGGTTTAGAGGAGATTGATTCTGGAACAGTTGTAGTTCCTGAAAAAAATAAAATGGGAATGGTTTTTCAATCTTTCAATCTATTTCCACATATGACTGCTCTACAAAATATTATGGAATCCCTTATAGTTGTGGATAAAATGGAAAAATCTAAAGCTAAGGAGATAGCCCTTGATCTTCTTGAAAAGGTTGGACTTAAAGAGAGAGCAAATTTCTATCCAAAAGCTCTATCTGGTGGGCAAAAACAAAGAGTTGCAATAGCTAGAGCATTGGCTAAAAATCCAGAGTTATTGCTATTTGATGAGCCTACATCTGCCCTTGATCCTGAGATGGTGAAAGAGGTTGAGGCAGTAATTGAGGAGCTTAGAAATACAAGTGATATTACAATGGTAATTGTTAGCCACGAGATTGATTTTGTAAATCAAATTTCTGATAGAATAGTTGTTATGGAAAATGGACAAGTTAAAGAGATTATTGATAATAAAGATAAAAGATAG
- the nfo gene encoding deoxyribonuclease IV, translating into MSREERIKNKFIGAHVSTTGGVFNAPKNAKEIGARAFALFLKNQRRWDAKPYTDEDIAKFKKAMVENGYSADYVLPHDSYLINLGAEDTEKREKSLNAFIDEMKRCEALGLKYLNTHPGSHLNEISEEKCIENIADCINKAIDATEYAIVVLETTAGQGSNMGYKFEHIGKIIEKIENKDRVGVCIDTCHSLCAGYELKDEAGYENTMSEFEKHIGFKYLKAVHLNDSKFDTGTRKDRHDSIGKGVLGMEFFERLMNDPRFDNIPIILETIDDTIWKEEIELLYSLIK; encoded by the coding sequence TGGAGCACATGTAAGTACAACAGGTGGAGTTTTCAATGCTCCTAAAAATGCTAAGGAGATAGGAGCCAGAGCTTTTGCTCTATTTCTAAAAAATCAAAGACGTTGGGATGCAAAACCATATACAGATGAAGATATAGCTAAATTTAAAAAAGCTATGGTTGAAAATGGTTATAGTGCTGATTATGTATTACCCCATGATAGCTATCTTATCAATTTAGGAGCAGAGGACACAGAAAAGAGAGAAAAATCATTAAATGCCTTTATTGATGAGATGAAAAGATGTGAGGCATTGGGGTTAAAATATCTAAATACACACCCTGGAAGTCACTTAAATGAGATCAGCGAGGAAAAATGTATAGAAAATATTGCTGATTGTATCAACAAGGCTATTGATGCCACAGAGTATGCAATAGTTGTATTGGAAACAACTGCTGGACAAGGTTCAAATATGGGATATAAATTTGAACATATTGGAAAGATAATTGAAAAAATTGAGAATAAAGATAGAGTTGGAGTATGTATTGACACTTGCCACTCTCTATGTGCTGGTTATGAGCTTAAAGATGAGGCTGGATATGAAAACACTATGTCAGAGTTTGAAAAGCATATAGGGTTTAAATATCTAAAAGCTGTACATCTAAATGATTCTAAGTTTGATACTGGAACTAGAAAAGATAGACATGACAGCATAGGGAAAGGTGTTCTAGGAATGGAGTTTTTTGAAAGACTTATGAATGATCCTAGATTTGACAATATACCTATTATTCTTGAAACAATAGATGATACTATTTGGAAAGAGGAGATTGAACTTTTATATAGTTTAATTAAATAA